A portion of the Manduca sexta isolate Smith_Timp_Sample1 chromosome 20, JHU_Msex_v1.0, whole genome shotgun sequence genome contains these proteins:
- the LOC115445596 gene encoding protein draper isoform X2 encodes MWMKICTVLVLAGAATALLEGPNVCTRQEPYTTTIRVSQQQPYQVKEYSWCLNVPPRCTKYKIKFKQVFKTEALVKYRPVEECCSGYAPDAQGEQCVPVCADACVHGKCVAPNTCSCAHGYGGPACDISCPDGKWGRNCQNECRCLNGGTCEPLSGECACAAGWRGDACERPCSPPRYGDACAETCRCRNNATCHHASGACSCPPGFTGPLCEEVCPVPHVACPQNCRCQNNGTCHILSGECECTAGWTGEVCANKCPAGRWGDSCENICQCANGASCHHVTGRCQCEAGFIGEKCLDICPVGTYGVECSKKCLCEHGGECNPRDGSCACRPGWAGDRCERRACADGKWGPHCEHDCDCNPETTEMCDPWSGACSCVAGWGGDACARQCPMLTYGKGCRYTCRCENNGHCSPINGSCLCAPGYRGLRCEEPCPAPYYGDNCADKCDCHNNATCSHETGICECKPGFFGLNCDRPCDGKTFGAYCRQQCQCENDAPCNPVTGACVCGAGYRGARCERRCAAGWFGQQCATRCDCGAHAAGCHHVTGQCLCDPPWRGLPRKRVRCESQCPAGRFGSDCSERCPCGNNASCDALSGRCVCAAGWTGAACDQPCPPGHYGAACLQRCPPPPDGTNSTCDPVTGKYTCPSGYTGDTCEFPCPLGSYGLNCAQKCDCKNGADCHHVTGECQCVPGWRGRRCAEACGAGWWGAACSQPCRCARGAACRASDGYCRCPPGYTGHYCTQFCPEGYFGDHCMEACNCSSTGNWACDPIQGCVCQRGFIGDNCDVHAKDAIVIGKASGSTNSGLVAVMIILALLCAAAAVLVLLYYRNRVRNLKREIAHVHYTADPNSQPEQQHFDNPVYSFQSSTRSDDSATLLNNATQFVNNLGPSKLSNTAMEKLRMQSSSSSDTYDPLSSLKNKDADANNPNLYQYVDDNKLDHVYDEIKHKEGYEMEYDHLNYTPPANKWKPHYHRMANGFTTPNTQSTSESREDTPTPTPPIPPLPKLTVAPIPPSRDTGSAGYPSLPLTAPAPPSREEQPLNVPTPPRRENDSNDEEESPTP; translated from the exons ATGTGGATGAAGATCTGTACGGTGTTGGTGCTGGCGGGGGCAGCTACAGCGCTTTTAGAAGGGCCTAATGTTTGTACCAGACAAGAAcc ATATACAACAACAATAAGGGTATCCCAGCAACAGCCTTATCAAGTAAAGGAGTATTCGTGGTGCTTAAATGTTCCGCCGCGTTGtacaaagtacaaaataaaatttaaacaagtgTTTAAAACGGAAGCGTTGGTGAAGTACAGACCGGTGGAGGAGTGTTGCTCGGGGTATGCGCCGGACGCGCAGGGCGAGCAGTGCGTGCCGGTGTGCGCCGACGCATGCGTGCACGGCAAGTGCGTCGCGCCCAACACGTGCTCCTGCGCGCACGGCTACGGCGGACCCGCCTGCGACATAT CGTGTCCCGATGGCAAGTGGGGTCGTAACTGTCAGAACGAGTGTCGCTGCCTGAACGGGGGCACGTGCGAGCCGCTGTCGGGcgagtgcgcgtgcgcagcgggATGGCGCGGCGATGCGTGCGAACGGCCGTGCTCGCCGCCCAGGTACGGCGACGCGTGCGCCGAGACCTGCCGCTGTCGCAACAACGCCACCTGCCACCACGCCAGCGGCGCCTGCTCCTGTCCGCCAGGGTTCACCGGACCGCT CTGCGAAGAAGTATGTCCAGTTCCTCATGTAGCGTGTCCACAAAACTGTCGCTGTCAAAACAACGGCACTTGTCATATATTATCTGGCGAATGTGAATGCACTGCTGGATGGACTGGCGAAGTGTGTGCCAATAA ATGTCCTGCGGGCAGATGGGGAGACTCATGTGAAAACATTTGTCAATGTGCCAATGGTGCCAGTTGTCATCATGTTACCGGGCGCTGTCAATGTGAAGCTGGATTTATCGGTGAGAAG TGCCTAGACATCTGTCCGGTGGGTACGTACGGCGTGGAGTGTTCTAAGAAATGCTTGTGTGAGCACGGCGGCGAGTGTAATCCGCGAGACGGCTCCTGCGCATGCCGGCCCGGCTGGGCGGGCGACCGCTGCGAGCGACGCGCCTGCGCCGACGGCAAGTGGGGGCCGCACTGCGAACACGACTGCGACTGCAACCCGGAAACTACTGAAAT gTGCGACCCGTGGTCGGGCGCGTGCTCGTGCGTGGCGGGGTGGGGCGGCGACGCGTGCGCGCGGCAGTGCCCGATGCTCACCTACGGCAAGGGCTGCCGCTACACCTGCCGCTGCGAGAACAACGGCCACTGCTCGCCGATTAACg GATCTTGCCTGTGTGCGCCGGGGTACCGCGGGCTGCGCTGCGAGGAGCCGTGTCCCGCGCCATACTACGGCGACAACTGCGCCGACAAATGCGACTGCCACAACAACGCCACCTGCTCGCATGAAACCGGAATTTGCGAATGTAAACCGGG CTTTTTCGGGTTAAACTGTGATCGACCATGCGACGGCAAGACCTTCGGCGCATACTGCAGGCAGCAATGTCAATGTGAAAACGATGCACCTTGTAATCCCGTCACTG GCGCGTGCGTGTGCGGCGCGGGGTACCGCGGCGCGCGCTGCGAGCGGCGGTGCGCGGCGGGCTGGTTCGGGCAGCAGTGCGCGACGCGCTGCGACTgcggcgcgcacgccgccgGCTGCCACCACGTCACCGGACAGTGCCTCTGCGACCCGCCCTGGAGAG GTCTGCCTAGGAAAC GCGTGCGGTGCGAGAGTCAGTGCCCGGCGGGGCGGTTCGGCTCGGACTGCTCGGAGCGCTGTCCGTGCGGCAACAACGCCTCCTGCGACGCGCTCTCCGGGCGCTGCGTGTGCGCCGCGGGCTGGACCGGCGCCGCCTGCGACCAGCCCTGTCCGCCCGGACACTACGGCGCCGCCTGTCTGCAGCGCTGCCCGCCGCCGCCAGACG gTACGAACAGCACTTGTGACCCGGTGACCGGCAAGTACACCTGTCCCAGCGGGTACACGGGCGACACGTGCGAGTTCCCGTGTCCGCTCGGCAGCTACGGGTTGAACTGCGCACAGAAATGCGACTGCAAGAACGGCGCCGACTGCCACCATGTTACGG GCGAGTGCCAGTGCGTGCCGGGCTGGCGCGGGCGGCGCTGCGCGGAGGCGTGCGGCGCGGGCTGGTGGGGCGCGGCGTGCTCGCAGCCCTGCCGCTGCGCGCGCGGCGCCGCCTGCCGCGCCAGCGACGGCTACTGCCGCTGCCCGCCCGGCTACACCGGACACTACTGCACGCAGT TCTGTCCGGAAGGCTACTTCGGTGACCACTGTATGGAGGCGTGCAACTGTTCGTCGACGGGCAACTGGGCGTGCGACCCGATACAGGGCTGCGTTTGTCAGCGCGGGTTCATCGGTGATAACTGCGACGTGCACGCCAAGGACGCCATCGTCATCGGAAAAGCATCTG GTTCGACGAACAGCGGGCTGGTGGCAGTGATGATAATCCTGGCGCTGCTGTGCGCCGCCGCGGCCGTGCTCGTGCTGCTCTACTACCGCAACCGCGTGCGCAACCTCAAGCGAGAGATCGCGCACGTGCACTACACCGCCGACCCCAACTCGCAACCCG AGCAACAGCACTTTGACAACCCGGTATACTCGTTCCAAAGTTCGACGCGTAGTGACGACTCGGCCACACTGCTCAACAACGCGACACAGTTCGTTAACAATCTCGGCCCGAGTAAACTAAGCAACACCGCTATGGAGAAACTGAGAATGCAATCCTCGAGCTCTAGCGATA cTTATGACCCACTATCGTCGCTGAAGAATAAGGACGCAGATGCAAATAATCCAAATTTGTATCAATATGTTGATGATAACAAATTGGACCACGTTTACGACGAAATCAAACATAAGGAGGGATAtg AAATGGAATACGACCATCTGAACTACACACCGCCCGCTAACAAGTGGAAGCCGCATTATCACAGGATGGCGAACGGATTTACCACGCCCAACACGCAGTCGACTTCAGAGTCTCGCGAGGACACCCCCACCCCTACGCCACCCATTCCCCCACTGCCCAAGCTAACAGTGGCCCCTATTCCCCCTAGCAGGGACACCGGGAGCGCAGGCTACCCCTCACTTCCCCTCACCGCCCCTGCCCCTCCGAGCAGAGAGGAACAGCCCCTCAACGTACCCACTCCTCCCCGCAGAGAAAACGACTCCAACGACGAGGAGGAATCTCCAACACCGTGA